From Flavobacterium arcticum, the proteins below share one genomic window:
- a CDS encoding YihY/virulence factor BrkB family protein has translation MSVELEHKLERIPVVKHIVRFGKSIKLPWSEGLTLYHMLELYITGIIKGDISYRAGAIAFSFFMSLFPFALFLLNLIPYIPVKNFQKDFMRFVAQNVPPNTYDAIAGILQDITNTSYNSLLSTGILLAILLMSNGMNAILSGFQSSLHITIKRSYFKQYAVAVGLSLVFTILLIITVVAIITFEVVIHILKSNGFLTDDVYLLEIGRYAFLVLMILTATSMLFKFAAKETQKAAFFSYGSVFTTILFIITSFLFSIYVVRFAQYNELYGSIGTLLVLMLYIWINCFILLLGFELNALIHKLKRKNLYI, from the coding sequence ATGTCGGTAGAACTGGAACATAAACTGGAACGTATTCCTGTTGTAAAGCATATTGTCAGGTTTGGAAAAAGTATAAAGTTACCTTGGTCAGAAGGGCTTACGCTTTACCACATGCTCGAGTTGTACATAACAGGTATTATAAAAGGCGATATATCTTACAGGGCAGGTGCTATTGCATTTAGCTTCTTTATGTCGCTGTTTCCTTTTGCACTTTTCTTGCTTAACCTTATACCCTATATCCCTGTAAAAAATTTCCAGAAGGATTTTATGCGTTTTGTAGCACAAAATGTACCACCTAATACTTATGATGCTATTGCGGGAATACTACAAGATATCACCAACACAAGTTATAACAGCCTGTTATCTACTGGTATTTTACTGGCTATATTACTTATGTCTAATGGTATGAATGCTATACTGAGTGGTTTTCAGTCGTCGTTACATATTACTATAAAACGTTCTTATTTTAAACAATATGCCGTAGCTGTAGGCTTATCACTTGTATTTACTATACTACTTATTATTACAGTTGTTGCTATTATTACATTTGAAGTTGTTATACACATCCTAAAATCTAATGGTTTCCTTACAGATGATGTTTACCTACTCGAAATAGGACGATATGCTTTTTTAGTGCTTATGATATTAACTGCAACATCAATGCTCTTTAAATTTGCCGCTAAAGAAACCCAAAAAGCTGCATTTTTTAGTTATGGATCGGTTTTTACTACTATATTATTTATTATAACTTCTTTTCTTTTTAGTATATATGTAGTGCGTTTTGCGCAATACAACGAGTTATACGGCTCTATTGGCACACTACTTGTATTAATGCTATATATATGGATTAACTGTTTTATTTTACTTCTTGGGTTCGAATTAAATGCGTTAATTCATAAATTAAAGAGAAAAAATTTATATATTTAA
- a CDS encoding outer membrane protein assembly factor BamD, translating into MAKYLYIILLAIVFSSCSQYQKALKSDDIKVKYEAAEKMYDDQKYSKAIRLFEQIAPSYRGKPQAEKLFYMYAMSLYNVKTYYTAGYQFEYFTANYPRSEKLEESAFMGAKSYYQLSPKYSLDQVDTYKALDKLQAFIDRFPNSQLMPEANQLVKELNEKLEKKAFEIAKQYNYTSEYFGDFKAAIVALDNFIIDHPGTIYKEDALFYKFDASYRLAINSVEAKKLARLEAAKINYNALLKYKADTQYLDQANGMIEKINTELELFSK; encoded by the coding sequence ATGGCGAAATACCTATATATTATACTTCTTGCAATTGTATTTTCTTCTTGCAGCCAATACCAAAAAGCTCTTAAATCTGATGATATTAAGGTGAAGTATGAGGCGGCAGAAAAAATGTATGACGATCAGAAATACTCTAAAGCTATCCGATTGTTTGAACAGATAGCACCTTCATACAGAGGGAAACCGCAAGCAGAAAAGTTGTTCTATATGTATGCAATGTCATTATACAATGTAAAAACATATTATACAGCAGGTTATCAGTTTGAGTATTTTACAGCAAATTATCCAAGAAGTGAGAAGCTAGAAGAGTCTGCTTTTATGGGAGCAAAAAGCTATTATCAATTATCACCAAAATATTCGCTTGACCAAGTTGATACCTATAAAGCATTAGATAAGTTACAGGCATTTATTGATAGGTTTCCTAATTCGCAGCTTATGCCCGAGGCAAACCAACTGGTTAAAGAACTTAATGAAAAGCTAGAAAAGAAAGCTTTTGAAATAGCAAAGCAATATAATTATACGTCAGAATATTTTGGCGATTTTAAAGCGGCGATAGTAGCACTTGATAATTTTATAATAGACCACCCTGGTACTATATATAAAGAAGATGCGCTTTTTTATAAATTTGATGCATCATACAGGTTAGCTATAAATAGTGTGGAAGCTAAAAAGCTTGCGCGTCTTGAGGCCGCAAAAATAAACTATAATGCATTGCTGAAGTATAAAGCTGATACCCAATATTTGGATCAAGCAAATGGCATGATAGAAAAGATAAATACAGAATTAGAACTATTTTCAAAATAA
- the coaBC gene encoding bifunctional phosphopantothenoylcysteine decarboxylase/phosphopantothenate--cysteine ligase CoaBC, translating to MSVLSGKKILLGVTGGIAAYKTASLVRLFIKAGAQVQVIMTPASKDFVTPLTLSTLSKNPVHSSFYNEEDENAVWNNHVELALWADVFIIAPATANTLSKMVSGSADNLLIATYLSAKCPVYFAPAMDLDMYRHPSTIKAFSALKGYGNTMIPAEIGELASGLSGEGRMAEPENIIAFLEKDIESRLPLRGKKILITAGPTYEAIDPVRFIGNHSSGKMGYDIALAAANEGAEVILVSGPTHLQVKHDSVKVVRVTSAQEMYNACHDYFEAVDVAVSAAAIADYRPKTVATQKIKKSDANFTIALEKTKDILLSLGEKKTKQFLIGFALETENEIVHAKLKIQKKNLDLIVLNSLNDEGAGFGKPTNKVTFIDKNFAIEPLELKTKEEVAIDIITKIKNHYNV from the coding sequence ATGTCAGTTTTAAGCGGTAAAAAAATTCTTCTTGGTGTTACCGGGGGTATCGCCGCTTACAAAACAGCATCGCTAGTAAGGCTTTTTATTAAAGCAGGCGCTCAGGTACAAGTTATCATGACGCCTGCTTCTAAAGATTTTGTTACTCCACTCACTTTATCTACACTTTCTAAAAACCCTGTACATTCTTCATTTTATAATGAAGAAGATGAAAATGCGGTTTGGAATAATCATGTAGAGTTGGCACTATGGGCAGATGTATTTATAATAGCCCCTGCTACAGCCAATACCCTCTCTAAAATGGTATCGGGTAGTGCTGATAATTTATTAATTGCTACTTATTTATCGGCAAAATGTCCTGTATATTTCGCTCCAGCTATGGATCTCGATATGTATCGTCATCCCTCTACTATTAAAGCTTTTAGTGCACTAAAAGGTTATGGTAATACTATGATTCCTGCCGAAATTGGTGAACTTGCTAGTGGTCTATCTGGCGAAGGGCGCATGGCTGAACCTGAAAATATTATCGCTTTTTTAGAAAAAGATATAGAATCGAGATTACCTCTTCGTGGAAAAAAAATACTAATTACTGCGGGTCCTACATACGAAGCTATAGACCCTGTACGTTTTATAGGTAATCATTCATCAGGTAAAATGGGGTATGACATAGCACTTGCTGCTGCTAATGAAGGTGCTGAAGTGATTTTAGTAAGTGGCCCTACACATTTACAAGTTAAACACGATAGTGTTAAAGTTGTTAGAGTTACATCGGCACAGGAAATGTATAATGCATGTCACGATTATTTTGAAGCTGTAGATGTTGCTGTTTCAGCAGCAGCAATAGCTGATTATAGACCAAAGACAGTAGCTACTCAGAAAATAAAAAAATCAGATGCTAACTTTACTATAGCATTAGAGAAAACAAAAGATATATTACTTTCGCTAGGTGAGAAAAAAACAAAACAGTTTTTAATTGGCTTTGCTTTAGAAACAGAAAATGAAATAGTGCACGCAAAGCTGAAAATACAGAAAAAAAACTTAGATTTGATTGTTTTAAATTCGCTTAATGACGAAGGAGCAGGATTTGGGAAACCAACTAACAAAGTTACTTTTATAGATAAGAATTTTGCGATTGAACCTCTTGAGCTTAAAACGAAAGAAGAAGTTGCTATAGATATTATTACTAAAATAAAAAATCACTACAATGTATAA
- a CDS encoding DUF6913 domain-containing protein, producing the protein MKFIKNFGLKKIIKKSLAKYQAGVMPDAVTTVGVLTDEHYFKYRTAIVKELIKHGIAEKNIEVLSFRDHISSKEVIKDCYTLADISLNGTFKKEEVTAFVHKRFDMLISYYEDEKLPLVAVTLKSKAKFKVGFSTVDSRLNDFTITIAAQKHEVFISELFKYLKILNKI; encoded by the coding sequence TTGAAGTTTATTAAAAACTTTGGCTTAAAAAAAATCATTAAGAAATCTTTAGCCAAGTATCAAGCGGGTGTAATGCCCGATGCTGTAACTACCGTAGGCGTACTTACAGACGAACATTATTTTAAGTATAGAACGGCTATTGTAAAAGAGTTGATAAAGCACGGTATAGCCGAGAAAAACATTGAGGTGCTGAGTTTTAGAGATCATATAAGTAGTAAAGAAGTTATAAAAGACTGCTATACACTTGCTGATATAAGTTTAAATGGTACGTTTAAAAAAGAAGAAGTAACGGCATTTGTACATAAGCGTTTTGATATGCTTATAAGTTATTATGAAGATGAAAAATTACCATTGGTAGCTGTTACACTAAAATCGAAAGCGAAGTTTAAAGTAGGTTTCTCGACTGTAGATAGCCGATTAAACGATTTTACTATTACTATCGCTGCTCAAAAACATGAAGTTTTTATAAGTGAATTGTTCAAATATTTAAAAATCCTAAATAAAATATAA
- a CDS encoding DNA-directed RNA polymerase subunit omega: MDLKKAHAPVNTVTYNKTKIEEPTGNVYEAITIIAKRANQINGEIKKELIEKLEEFATYNDSLEEIFENKEQIEVSKFYEKLPKPHALAVEEWLEGKITYKQSK; the protein is encoded by the coding sequence ATGGATTTAAAGAAAGCTCATGCTCCGGTAAATACAGTTACCTATAATAAGACTAAGATAGAAGAGCCTACAGGTAATGTATATGAAGCTATTACTATTATAGCAAAGAGAGCTAATCAGATTAATGGCGAAATTAAAAAAGAGCTTATAGAAAAGCTTGAAGAGTTTGCTACATATAATGATAGTCTAGAAGAAATATTTGAAAATAAAGAGCAGATAGAAGTATCTAAATTTTACGAAAAACTACCTAAGCCACACGCTTTGGCAGTAGAAGAATGGCTAGAAGGAAAAATTACCTACAAGCAATCTAAATAA
- a CDS encoding bifunctional metallophosphatase/5'-nucleotidase, giving the protein MKRRDFIQKTAAGSALVVGGLSLSSFSVEPKNAKRITILHTNDTHSHIDPLAEDDPRNPNMGGAARRATLVETIRRENPNTLLLDAGDIFQGTPYFNYYGGELEFKIMSMMKYDLATLGNHDFDNGIDGFHKQLPHAKFDFVSANYDFKNTVLDGIVKPYKIFTVDGIKIGIFGLGVELQGLVDKKLYKETVYNDPIAVAQDMSRLLKTDEKCDLVLCLSHLGFAYDKDSDKVSDLTLARATKNIDLIIGGHTHTFLSKPYVAQNLDGEDVLVNQVGCYGINLGQIDFYFEKGKKTAEGRTINVG; this is encoded by the coding sequence ATGAAAAGAAGAGATTTTATACAGAAAACAGCAGCTGGTTCGGCATTAGTTGTGGGCGGACTTTCATTAAGTAGTTTTAGCGTTGAACCTAAAAATGCAAAACGTATTACTATATTACACACTAACGACACCCATAGTCATATAGACCCCTTAGCAGAAGACGACCCAAGAAACCCAAACATGGGGGGCGCAGCACGCAGGGCTACACTCGTAGAAACTATACGCCGAGAAAACCCAAACACATTATTACTAGATGCTGGCGATATATTTCAGGGTACACCCTACTTTAACTACTACGGTGGCGAGTTAGAGTTTAAAATAATGAGTATGATGAAGTATGACCTTGCCACACTGGGTAATCATGACTTTGATAATGGAATAGATGGTTTTCACAAACAATTACCACACGCTAAGTTTGACTTTGTATCGGCTAATTACGATTTTAAAAACACAGTACTCGACGGTATCGTTAAGCCTTATAAGATATTTACGGTAGATGGTATTAAAATAGGCATCTTTGGGCTGGGTGTAGAGCTACAAGGACTTGTAGATAAAAAACTCTATAAAGAAACCGTTTATAACGACCCTATTGCTGTAGCACAAGACATGAGCCGCTTACTGAAAACAGATGAAAAATGCGACTTAGTACTATGCCTGTCGCATCTTGGGTTTGCTTATGACAAGGATAGTGATAAAGTTTCTGACCTTACACTGGCACGCGCTACTAAAAATATAGACCTTATTATTGGCGGGCATACGCACACCTTCCTGTCTAAACCTTATGTAGCACAAAACCTTGATGGCGAAGATGTACTCGTAAACCAAGTAGGCTGCTATGGTATTAACCTAGGGCAAATAGATTTTTACTTTGAAAAAGGTAAAAAAACAGCCGAAGGCAGAACCATAAATGTAGGATAA
- the nadC gene encoding carboxylating nicotinate-nucleotide diphosphorylase — translation MISEKQFQEELDIIITNAVREDVGDGDHSSLACIPADATGKAKLLVKDDGILAGVAFAKQVFAYVDPNLTLEVFIEDGTPVKYGDIAFHVSGSSQSILKAERLVLNAMQRMSAIATKTNSYVKILEGTDTKILDTRKTTPGIRAIEKWAVKIGGGENHRFALYDMVMLKDNHIDFAGGITPAIQKTLDYLKENNLDLKIIVEARSLDEVREIMKNEGVYRILLDNFDYDQTREAVALIGDSCLTESSGGINESNMRGYAECGVNYISSGAITHSIYNMDLSLKAL, via the coding sequence ATGATTTCAGAAAAACAATTTCAAGAAGAACTCGATATAATAATCACTAATGCTGTTCGCGAAGATGTAGGCGATGGCGACCATAGCTCACTTGCCTGTATTCCAGCCGATGCGACAGGTAAAGCCAAACTGTTAGTAAAAGACGATGGTATTTTGGCAGGAGTAGCTTTTGCCAAACAAGTATTTGCTTATGTTGATCCTAACCTTACCCTAGAGGTATTTATAGAAGATGGCACACCTGTAAAATATGGCGATATTGCCTTTCACGTTTCGGGTAGCTCGCAGTCCATACTAAAAGCCGAAAGACTGGTACTTAACGCCATGCAACGCATGAGTGCCATTGCCACGAAAACCAACAGTTATGTAAAAATATTAGAGGGTACAGATACTAAAATACTCGATACTCGCAAGACTACTCCCGGCATACGCGCTATAGAAAAATGGGCAGTGAAAATAGGCGGTGGCGAAAATCATCGTTTTGCGCTTTATGATATGGTAATGCTAAAGGATAACCATATTGATTTTGCAGGAGGGATTACCCCTGCCATCCAAAAAACACTTGACTATTTAAAAGAGAACAATCTCGACCTAAAAATAATAGTAGAAGCCCGCAGCCTTGATGAAGTGCGCGAAATAATGAAAAACGAAGGTGTTTATCGCATACTGCTTGATAACTTTGATTACGACCAAACCCGCGAAGCCGTTGCCTTAATTGGCGACTCCTGCCTTACAGAATCGTCAGGAGGTATAAATGAAAGTAATATGCGCGGCTATGCCGAGTGTGGGGTAAATTATATATCTTCGGGAGCTATAACCCACTCCATATACAATATGGATCTTAGCCTAAAAGCACTTTAA
- the dapA gene encoding 4-hydroxy-tetrahydrodipicolinate synthase, which produces MQAITGTGVALITPFKNDFSVDTDALTRIVNFQIDNGIDYLVVLGTTAESATLSKEEKELVIATIIEANTGRLPLVLGVGGNNTHEVAHELKTRDLSAFKAVLSVSPYYNKPTQEGIYQHFKVVAEASPLPVILYNVPGRTGSNMLPATVVRLANDFENIVAIKEAAGDIVQAMKLIQHTPKDFLVISGDDMITLPMVLAGGAGVISVIGEGFPKQFSDMVRLGLENKVDEAYELHYLLADAIDMIFEQGNPAGIKSVFKALGLCEDVVRLPLVKVNQDLANRLDVFVKRLQ; this is translated from the coding sequence ATGCAGGCAATTACGGGTACAGGTGTAGCATTGATAACACCATTTAAAAATGATTTTTCGGTTGATACCGATGCCCTAACAAGAATTGTTAACTTTCAGATAGATAATGGTATTGATTACCTTGTGGTATTGGGTACTACTGCTGAATCGGCAACATTAAGTAAAGAAGAGAAAGAACTGGTTATCGCTACTATTATAGAGGCTAATACAGGCAGACTGCCATTAGTGCTTGGTGTAGGAGGTAATAATACTCACGAGGTCGCTCATGAATTAAAAACACGCGATTTATCAGCTTTTAAAGCTGTACTATCAGTATCACCTTATTATAATAAACCAACGCAGGAAGGAATTTATCAGCACTTTAAAGTAGTTGCCGAGGCTTCTCCTTTACCTGTAATTTTGTATAACGTACCAGGTAGAACGGGTAGTAATATGCTACCTGCTACAGTAGTGCGCCTTGCGAATGATTTCGAAAATATAGTAGCTATAAAAGAGGCTGCAGGCGACATTGTACAAGCGATGAAACTGATACAGCACACGCCGAAAGATTTTCTGGTAATATCTGGCGACGATATGATAACCTTGCCAATGGTACTTGCGGGAGGTGCAGGTGTAATATCTGTAATAGGAGAAGGATTCCCAAAACAATTCTCGGATATGGTGCGCTTAGGACTAGAAAATAAAGTTGATGAAGCCTATGAATTACATTATTTACTTGCTGATGCTATTGATATGATTTTTGAGCAGGGCAACCCGGCGGGAATCAAGTCGGTATTTAAAGCGCTTGGATTGTGTGAGGATGTAGTACGATTACCTTTAGTAAAAGTTAATCAGGACTTAGCTAACCGTCTTGATGTTTTTGTAAAGCGTTTACAGTAA
- a CDS encoding DUF2147 domain-containing protein produces MKKCFLSLLLVIAAGMFSATAQGVVGKWKTIDDETGEAKSIVEIYEQNGKIYGKVIEILNPAKKSAKCTKCKGADKDKPIEGLVIIKGLEKDGDEYTDGDILDPNKGKLYSCTIKLDGKDKLDVRGYLGFSFIGRSQTWTRM; encoded by the coding sequence ATGAAAAAATGCTTTCTATCACTATTATTAGTTATTGCTGCAGGAATGTTTTCTGCAACAGCACAAGGCGTTGTAGGGAAATGGAAAACCATTGATGACGAAACTGGAGAAGCCAAATCTATTGTAGAAATTTATGAGCAAAATGGTAAGATTTACGGAAAAGTAATAGAGATACTAAATCCAGCCAAAAAAAGTGCAAAATGTACTAAATGTAAAGGAGCTGATAAAGACAAACCAATAGAAGGTCTTGTTATTATAAAAGGTCTTGAAAAAGATGGTGATGAATATACCGATGGCGACATACTAGACCCTAATAAAGGAAAACTGTATAGCTGTACTATAAAGCTAGACGGTAAAGATAAACTAGACGTTAGAGGTTATCTTGGGTTTTCATTCATTGGCAGAAGCCAAACGTGGACAAGAATGTAA
- a CDS encoding 5'-nucleotidase C-terminal domain-containing protein, with the protein MFVLFLMLSGIISCGPKTFYNSEIDGKKIPVSSQYTTNKEIEDFVAPYREHIDKDLDSTLAWAPVTFDKRKGKWQTNIGNLMADVTFEKADKLFYLRENKHVDICLLNHGGIRATIPQGKVTARTGYEIMPFENSLIIMALKGEQVNDIATYMAIGKKPHPLTGMEIVMDKNNTVKKVTVHGEPVDNNKTYYVATSDYLSNGGDNMTFFKKATAEYDMDYKLRNLYIDYFKETDTLPVNNTERIIIE; encoded by the coding sequence ATGTTTGTGTTATTTTTAATGCTTTCGGGCATAATTTCCTGCGGACCGAAAACTTTTTATAATTCTGAAATTGACGGTAAGAAAATACCCGTCAGTAGCCAATATACCACAAATAAAGAAATTGAAGATTTTGTAGCTCCTTACAGGGAACATATTGATAAGGATTTAGACAGTACATTAGCATGGGCTCCTGTAACGTTTGACAAAAGAAAAGGTAAATGGCAAACAAACATAGGCAACCTTATGGCAGATGTTACTTTCGAAAAAGCAGACAAGCTTTTTTACCTGCGCGAAAACAAACACGTAGACATATGCTTGCTTAATCATGGCGGAATACGCGCTACTATACCACAAGGTAAGGTAACCGCCAGAACAGGATATGAAATAATGCCTTTTGAAAATAGCCTTATTATTATGGCTCTAAAAGGCGAACAAGTTAACGATATAGCTACTTATATGGCTATTGGTAAAAAACCACACCCGTTAACAGGTATGGAAATTGTAATGGATAAAAATAATACCGTTAAAAAAGTAACGGTACATGGAGAACCTGTAGATAACAACAAAACGTATTATGTAGCCACATCAGACTACCTTTCTAACGGAGGTGATAATATGACGTTCTTTAAAAAAGCTACAGCAGAATATGATATGGACTATAAGTTGAGAAATTTATATATCGATTATTTTAAAGAAACTGACACCTTACCCGTTAACAATACCGAACGTATAATAATAGAATAA
- the priA gene encoding replication restart helicase PriA, with amino-acid sequence MPFFIEVILPLALPKPFTYAINEVEFNFIQLGMRVGVPFGRSKVYTAIVIGLHQNPPQLYEAKEIHQILDDTPIVTEAQLKHWHWIANYYMCAIGDVYKSAMPSGYLLESETIITPKKEYTQQEDLTDDEYLIYDALRKQSSIKIQEIAAILNKKTVLPTINKLLEKNVITLQEEISEKYKPKTVRYVRLQSEFLAQDKLSELLEILSRAQKQREAVLSYFQLNAVEKKPITVKKLTETSGVSPAAIKALIDKNIFEEYTLEEDRVQFTGSNNAGFTLSYKQEEAFAEVKKSFENHQVTLLHGVTSSGKTELYIKLIEECINKGQQALYLLPEIALTTQLVVRLTAYFGNQVAVFHSKYSNNERIETWQQVLQSSDKAKVIIGARSALFLPFQNLGLIVIDEEHEQTFKQQDPAPRYHARDAAIILASYFKAKVLLGSATPSIESYYNATHNKYGYVQMKERYGNVTPPEIVLVDLKDKYKRKRMTGHFSDELTEAIAETLSLGKQVILFQNRRGFSPWLECMTCGHVPQCPQCDVSLTYYKYKNQLRCHYCGYNMAKPTHCHQCHSADLSTKGFGTEQIELELKELFPDKNSWRMDQDTTRGKYGYEKIIDAFKNKEVDILVGTQMLAKGLHFDNVSLVGILNADNMLYQPDFRAFERAYQMMVQVSGRAGRKDTRGKVLIQTYNPLHNIIRQVTDNDYEGMYKEQVYERHNFKYPPFYKLVKLTLKHKDYEKLKDGAMWLYNVLLQNMNVPVLGPEEPGISKIRNQYIRTIMIKIPSGSSLATNKSIIYKIITSFDAIPQYRVIRVSVNVDPY; translated from the coding sequence ATGCCCTTTTTTATAGAAGTTATCCTACCACTCGCATTGCCCAAACCATTTACATATGCTATAAATGAAGTTGAATTTAATTTTATACAGCTTGGCATGCGTGTTGGCGTACCTTTCGGGCGCAGTAAAGTATATACCGCAATAGTTATAGGGCTACATCAAAACCCTCCGCAACTATATGAAGCAAAAGAAATACACCAAATACTAGACGACACTCCAATAGTTACCGAAGCCCAGTTAAAACATTGGCACTGGATAGCAAATTATTATATGTGTGCCATTGGCGATGTTTACAAGTCGGCAATGCCATCTGGATACTTATTGGAAAGTGAAACTATTATTACTCCGAAAAAAGAATATACTCAACAGGAAGATTTAACTGATGACGAGTACCTTATTTATGATGCGTTGCGTAAACAATCATCTATAAAAATACAAGAGATAGCGGCAATACTTAACAAAAAAACAGTATTACCTACTATAAATAAGCTATTAGAAAAAAATGTAATAACACTACAAGAAGAAATATCTGAAAAGTATAAGCCAAAAACAGTGCGCTATGTAAGACTTCAGTCGGAATTTTTAGCGCAAGACAAACTGAGCGAACTACTAGAAATACTGTCACGAGCTCAAAAACAACGCGAAGCTGTATTGAGCTACTTTCAGTTGAATGCTGTAGAAAAAAAGCCTATAACAGTAAAGAAACTCACCGAAACGTCGGGAGTATCTCCAGCTGCCATAAAAGCATTAATAGATAAAAATATATTTGAAGAATATACACTCGAAGAAGATCGGGTGCAATTTACAGGCAGTAATAATGCAGGTTTTACATTAAGCTACAAACAAGAAGAAGCATTTGCCGAAGTAAAAAAAAGTTTTGAAAATCATCAAGTAACATTGTTACATGGAGTAACATCTAGTGGAAAAACGGAACTTTATATTAAGCTAATAGAAGAGTGTATTAATAAAGGACAACAAGCATTATACCTCTTGCCAGAGATAGCTTTAACCACACAATTAGTAGTAAGACTTACTGCTTATTTTGGTAATCAAGTAGCCGTTTTTCATTCTAAATACTCGAATAATGAACGCATAGAAACTTGGCAGCAAGTACTACAAAGCTCAGATAAAGCAAAAGTAATTATAGGAGCACGATCAGCTCTATTTTTACCTTTTCAAAACCTTGGGCTTATTGTTATAGATGAAGAACACGAACAAACTTTTAAACAACAAGACCCTGCCCCACGTTATCATGCACGAGATGCCGCAATAATACTAGCTAGTTATTTTAAGGCTAAAGTATTACTAGGATCAGCAACACCTAGCATAGAGAGCTACTATAATGCCACACATAATAAATATGGCTACGTACAAATGAAAGAACGTTATGGTAATGTAACACCTCCCGAAATTGTATTAGTAGACTTAAAAGACAAATATAAACGTAAGCGAATGACAGGTCACTTTAGCGACGAGTTAACCGAAGCTATAGCCGAAACACTATCATTAGGCAAACAAGTAATACTATTTCAAAACCGTAGAGGCTTTTCGCCTTGGCTAGAATGTATGACGTGCGGACATGTACCACAATGCCCACAATGCGATGTTAGTCTTACCTACTATAAATATAAAAACCAGTTGCGCTGCCACTATTGTGGTTATAACATGGCTAAGCCTACGCATTGCCATCAGTGCCATTCGGCAGATCTTTCTACCAAAGGATTTGGTACAGAACAAATAGAATTAGAGTTAAAAGAGTTATTCCCTGATAAAAACTCTTGGCGAATGGATCAGGACACTACACGAGGTAAATATGGTTATGAAAAAATTATAGATGCTTTTAAAAATAAAGAAGTAGATATACTGGTTGGTACTCAAATGCTTGCCAAGGGATTACATTTTGATAATGTAAGCTTAGTTGGGATATTAAATGCCGATAACATGCTATATCAACCTGATTTTAGAGCCTTTGAGCGAGCTTATCAAATGATGGTACAAGTATCAGGACGCGCAGGACGTAAAGACACTAGAGGAAAAGTACTAATACAAACCTATAACCCTTTACACAACATTATCAGACAAGTAACTGATAACGATTATGAAGGAATGTATAAAGAACAAGTATATGAACGACATAATTTTAAATACCCGCCATTTTACAAACTAGTTAAACTTACTTTAAAACATAAAGATTATGAAAAGTTGAAAGATGGTGCTATGTGGCTCTATAATGTACTATTACAAAACATGAATGTACCTGTACTTGGTCCTGAAGAGCCAGGAATAAGTAAAATTCGCAATCAATACATTCGTACTATAATGATAAAAATACCATCAGGATCTTCGCTTGCAACCAATAAAAGTATAATCTATAAAATTATAACTAGTTTTGATGCTATACCACAATATAGAGTTATAAGAGTATCTGTAAACGTTGATCCTTATTGA